CCAATAATACTTTACATTTACTTATTTACACAGTAGGTTTATAGTGCACAGTTAATTCACATTATATGTTTCAAGTCACCATGTATCAGGTCTTCCGTATTAAGAAGCTCACTTGTGTTGGTTTCACTCTCTTGATCAGAGGTATTAAAACTTGAAACAAACGGGAAAACTTCAGGGATTTTCTAACACTTAATCAGTCACACTTAAACAGTCACAGTTGTTGGATTTTTCTCTGCGTTTCTCAAGTCTCCGTGGAAGAAAACACATCTTCAAACTTCCTTGTCAGAGTGTAGTTTATCAGCGCACATGGAATAGCTCTGATGAAGCTGGCTCCCATGCCGTTATAATATCCTCTAAACCCATTTCTTTCGTATATCCGAATAAGTCCTGGTAACACACCCGAGGCCGAGCCAGAACCTGAGCTGAAAGCTGGAAAAACAAGTCAAACTCTGATGAGTAAAACACTATCTTGGATGGCGTCCGGTATCTGAAACAGTATCAGAATGTTGACGGTTGCTACCTTGCGCTTGCTGCTGAGTTCGGATCACTGCCAGCGGGTAGCTGCTCATTTGTCCAGAGGCGAAAGCCACAAAACTGAAGAAGAACAGTTTGGAGTCACTGTTGTAGTCTGGATGGCTCTTAGCCCAGTTCATGATTGACTGCAAAAGGAAGCACATTAGTATCTCTTCAAATGAAAGTGTACTTGATCTTTCTGGAGTTGCTCCACCTCACCTGATGCACTGCACACTCCACACCTGCGTAGGGGATCATACAGAGGATGCTGGGCTTGAAACCTCTGTAAAAGGAGGATAAAGACTCATGTCTGTAAATGGATCGGGCGCACGCCGCCACACCTCGATACGTGCCGGCctgctgcaggttcagcctCACCTTCAACACCTGTgaagcagagaggagcagaatGAGAGCATTAAAACAAGCCCCCACGGATACACGCAACAGATTCCTTAAAGACGTTCATACTCATATAGGGTATCTGGTTATCAATAGAAACTTTGAAGATAACATATTGTAATGAACTAATtcactcctgttttttttttcttatgtctctttttcttttgggtatttaattaccctttaaatactgtaagtatatgacaaaaaaaacaatttacaatcaataatatttagattttttcaacTGAGATCAAATCATGATATTGCCATAAGTAAATCATTGATAAAATGTTGATATTCCACTGTTTTAATAATATAATTATCATTAATAATATCGTTATATCACAGCACTATGACTTGTTAGATATTTCTTCCTTTTCACGAGTAAACTGCGTTACAAGTGAAGTTTTATTGTAGGATATTATGATTCAAAGTGATGAAAAGTCTCTTAAGCAACCTTTCCAGATGTGTCTGTAACATCTCGACATCCTCCCAATGTTCAGGTCACAACATACAGGACAGAACAGAAATGTTAAAGTACTCAGACCTGCCTCTGATCTCTGATACCTCTAAAGGGTAGAAGACAGCGTGAGCGACTGCTCCGGAGATGCAACCCAAGCCGAAGCGCTGCTGCACCGTCAGAGGCTCCTGGGTTCTGTTTTGTGTGTAAACCTTCATCTGGATAGAACAGAGAGGCTCTGAGTGTGCTCATCAAGTCGAAACGAGAAGCTTTTAATGTATTATTCAAATCGGAGATCCAGGGCCTCACCTGTGCATAGACAAGACATTGCAGTGTCGACTGTGGTGTTCCTTTCAGCACATTGACAGCGTTGCCTTGCCACATCGAACGCAGGCCGCCTGCCCTCATCTCCCGGAAGCCTTGGGAGAAGGCCTTGGATCCGCTAACCTGTAAACGGGGGGGGAAACATACAATAAAATGTCACGGTAGGGATTTAACCTCATTTGACTTGCTCCTTTTCTCAGAGGTACTTCAACATAACATGCAAAAACAGCACTTCAGGCAAAAATAGATCCATATTTATGAGACTCATGAATGATGTGACTCATTTCATATGGTTTAGATGTTAAGGTGATTCTCTATCCCACAGTACCACCAAGGAGGCTTCTTATCAATTCCATTTTCATCTTGTAGTTACACAACAGGCCGAACGTCCAGTACTGTCAGAGTCTACTAACAAAGCATCAAACAATGGCTCCTTAGGCACACAAATTACCCTTTAAAGTCAtttttcaactctttaaagttgtttttgatCCAATTTAGTTAATTCTCTTTTGTAATTGTACACCTTTTGTGGTATTTTTTGTCTCCACTCTTTTGGTTCAAATATTGAGTTtctttttggatgttttggATCCATATGAAactattttctgtctttttgttgttttttaggtttgggagttgcatttttttttgttaatttgtgTCTCACATTGTGAATTTTGCATCTACATTTGAAACTAGCAAatatcctaaaaaaaaaactgtggtcAAGGATATCAtctaggattctagctgctcaacagtgcTGGGTCTTTCATGCTGCTCCAAATGTTTTTGGTTGGCGAAAGGTGTGCAAAGCAGTTGAAACTTTGCATTTCTTTGAATAAGTCTCGAAAACCTGAATTTTGGCACTTCATCCTACTTTGTCTGACAGatcatctgaaaaaaaacatttaaaaagaatatAAACTTTACCCCTTTAAAATTAAATCTATAGTTCCTTAAAGTTAATTGTTCTTCTACAGTTTCGAATTGTGTTTAAATGCGAGTGAATTTCGGTAAATAAATCCCTTACTGTGTATCCCCTGTTCACAGCATTTCATTGTCTTCAGTTCACGTATAATGGAAATATGTAGGTGGACTTTTGTGCCTAGATTCTGGCCTTAATGTGAGGTATTCGACAATTAATTTAGTCTCTCTTGATCAGTCATTCAACAAACCATATCAAATCCTATTTTGGATTCATAGTAACTGAGATGAAGGCTTTAGATTGAATTTAAAGCTCTCCACACCTTTAACGTGCAGTTCTTTGAAGTCAAACCTACATGGATTTCCATAACGATGACAGAATGACACCTGACCTGCAGCTGGGTTTTCAGACGGTCTATGGGGGCAGTCACAGTCCGGGACACAGCATCTGACAGTCCTGCGGCCAGAACAAACGTTCTCCAAGCACCAAAACCAGACGCCTCCTCCGGGAACTCGATGGGCATCGCACGGCTCTCCCCCACATCAAAAATCTGGAGAACCAACAGGGGTATTCAATTTGGAGTCTCATGaggtgtttttttaaaattatttaaagatTGTTAGTTAGTCTCACCAGACTGTGTTTCCACGAGGACACCAGCTCCCCGATGTTGTCCACAGGGTTTAGGATGATATGGTGCAGGAATTCACCCCAATCCACCGTCATGGAACTGTCCTTATCCATCCTGGTGACAGCGAACAcagcaaacagaaaataaagagTCTTTATGACctgctgtatgttatttgttatCACCAAGTCCAGTAATGTCTTTACAGAACAGCAACAATATGTTAGAATCCAGACATTGCATTATTGTGGATGGTTTGTAGCCCAAAAGCTTAACCCCATAATTTACTCTTTTGTTGCTGGAGGCTTAGTGGCTTATTACCAGCATTAATGAAGGGTTGCAGAGTTTGGAGGCCTTTTGTAATGATGCTGTCATGCGAAAAAGAAGGTGCAATAACACATagcatattacactgtgtcattatgtgattaaccaaataaataaataaaagccaataAGCaggagcagtgtgtgaaaaaccaTCCCAGTCCACCCCATGATTTAACAGCTTGTTGAACCATCTTTAACAGCATTAACTTGGAGTAGTCCTGTTCTCTATGACGTTAACAGTCTCTCAGATTATTGTGGAGGGATTCTGGCCCACTcctctttgtttgtgtgtatttgtttatgaacagctctcttaaagtcCCACTGCATAATTTCAGTCAGGTTGAAGTCTGGACTTCATCTGGACCAAACAAcatcttgattcttttctttttcagacattctgttgtagatttactgctgtgtttgggatctttgtcctgttaatgactcagtttcagcctcacatctgactctagagcactttggtatccaggggggttcatggtggactcaatggctgcaaggggcccaggtcctgtggctgcagaaccagcccagatcatcagccctccaccaccgtgcttgacagctggtgtgaggtgtttgtgctgatgtgctgtgtttggtttcctccaaacgtgctgctgtgcattatgagcaaacatctccactttggtctggtctgtccaaaggacttTGTTCCAGAAgacttgtggtttgttcagatgtaactttaaaaacctgagctgtgctgccatgttctttttagagagaagaggctttctcctgcagcccttccaaacaagccatacctgttcagcctttttctaattgtgctgtcatgaactttaacctttaacatgctgactgaggcctgcagagtctgagatgtagctcttgggtttctcaacagtttctctgagcattgcacagtctgaccttggggtgaacttgctgggacgtccactcctcggaagatgtttcagctgttttgaatgttttccacttgtgaatattttgtagaatgatggactccaaacaGTTTGGCAGAGCAGCAAGCAACAATTGCGTCTCTaagatgtctttcctcctcatcattgtgttaacacacctgaatgcattttggcttagtttgtcttaaatgaataatgaaatGGTCCAATATGTATTTAGTTGTATCTGAGCttgtatttacctaattttaagaCTTTGTAAGGGCCGCATGATTTTTTTCCTATATAAATATGTTAAACCTTGAAATTGAAAGAGACtctgctttctttttcacatcatTGTACTATAGATGATGTTGTCCAGGCCGGTTGAATGAAGTCAAATAAATACGTTAATTAAGCTTCATAACTGTTAAGTCCTGTTATAGCAAAAATAGATGTGACTGTAGACACTTGAATGTCTTAAATGAACAATGATgccaaaataaacacaaataaagCTGTACAGATGATATGAATTAGTTCTATGCTTGAACTGTACtgcaattacttttttttttaactaaacaaAGTGACATCCAATCATTATGAATCCATGAGGTAGTGATCAATAAAATCTTACATTTGtataattttttttgcattcgGCTTTGAAATGACCACTCCTAACTCCTTAAACAAACATATGATGTCCTCCTGGTCAATCATCCCTGATcagagaagaaatacacaaaattaaaaacacatacGGGTTCCGCTCCTTCTGATATTTCCTGCAAGACATCAAACAATAACTGTGCCTaaggtttctgtttctgtgagtGCAAGGGTCATTGAAAAGCTGCAGTGCTGTGCACCATAAATAGCTCTTATGAATCTGTGCCGGTCCTTTCGTGTCTGACCTTGAAAAGTACATTTTACTACCAAATAAATCCTTCAGTTTAGATAAATGAAGAATAAATCCAGGTAGGAAACATACACATTTGTACAAATTATGCTCATCGTGTTCTTTATAAGACGTAAACAACGAGGGGCAAAAGTTAGAAAAGAGCCAATTAAAAAGTAGTCGCGTGCTGTGCTTTTCCTGTGAAAAAAGACAGAGAATTCTTAGAAAAAACAGGTGTGACTTTCAGATGGTGTGACTTGACAAAAGCAGTATCACTCACCACACTTGTTCTTGTCAAGGTCATGAAAGTAAATTTTCCATTTCTTCTCTCTGTCCGTCATGTAGCTGAGAAACTCTTTATAATCCAGCAGGCCatctttgtctttgtcataTGAATCAATGATattctgaagaaaaaaacatacctTATTGATTAGCAAGTTGAATCAGACTAAAGAGGTTACACGTAGAGGTCATTAACAACCAGATAAGTTACTACCTGGACCTTTCCATCCACTGAGAGGATCCCATGTTTCCTCATTTCCTCGTGGAGTTCTTCCACCGATACGAGCCCATCCTTGTTCTGGTCCAGTTTGACAAATAAGCCATGAAACTGATCCATGCTTCATTGAGAAAAATGCAGAAATTCTCAAAGTGTAAAAATGCTGTAACACTGCCTGGTCCGTTCGCCGCGGGTCCTTTTGAAAGAGAGGACTATTGCATTGATGGTCATCAGAGATTACTGACCTGCAGCTCTGCACCGACGCTGACTCATTGGTTCAGAGACTCTGCAGTGAGAGAGCTTACATCAGCaatctgagaaggaagactctcttcttctgtggtgcagCAGGTGGTGCTGTGGCTGCAAGAGAAGCCACCATGATAATCAGTTGTCTCCTGTGTCCCCTGGTGTTCATAGACTCATTGTGATGACGATGACGAGAGAATGAACTTCGTGAATGCCTGTACAATTCGAGG
The sequence above is drawn from the Odontesthes bonariensis isolate fOdoBon6 chromosome 14, fOdoBon6.hap1, whole genome shotgun sequence genome and encodes:
- the slc25a24l gene encoding solute carrier family 25 member 24, like — its product is MDQFHGLFVKLDQNKDGLVSVEELHEEMRKHGILSVDGKVQNIIDSYDKDKDGLLDYKEFLSYMTDREKKWKIYFHDLDKNKCGMIDQEDIICLFKELGVVISKPNAKKIIQMMDKDSSMTVDWGEFLHHIILNPVDNIGELVSSWKHSLIFDVGESRAMPIEFPEEASGFGAWRTFVLAAGLSDAVSRTVTAPIDRLKTQLQVSGSKAFSQGFREMRAGGLRSMWQGNAVNVLKGTPQSTLQCLVYAQMKVYTQNRTQEPLTVQQRFGLGCISGAVAHAVFYPLEVLKVRLNLQQAGTYRGVAACARSIYRHESLSSFYRGFKPSILCMIPYAGVECAVHQSIMNWAKSHPDYNSDSKLFFFSFVAFASGQMSSYPLAVIRTQQQAQAFSSGSGSASGVLPGLIRIYERNGFRGYYNGMGASFIRAIPCALINYTLTRKFEDVFSSTET